In Rhizobium sp. CIAT894, the following are encoded in one genomic region:
- a CDS encoding methyl-accepting chemotaxis protein encodes MLGRLLSRVRIQTQVMVFIVPFILSIMAVGATGLYASSLLQGRMDISNSVLQSLSGFRDLSAAMAEFLANATQENRDLVTAKLGDQRGLLKSGLDRLAADRSGQQELEQTLSSIDGISVRMDSLWQLQESRTALLADLQKAQSVVVSAQTDIVEGSKVLQRAADMKEDEARNTLGDAQRISDFASFAQSLNDKAQAAGPIGGSDMEELGRQQRIVAMALGGEAPEAKKAIDDAIASLKPLVEATGQTEERAAGLKDATGQIVARLPELQAVAARRLKTVTDKAAETAKSVERAKTSQRDGQKLTTSAYVIQIVMAKLTLAPTDANLQRLSQEITAVRKGLDMLISNAGGVAQFDNLKPKLLPALDKMQQAAADLVRVSAQRQDEFRAAAADVDGMWSQLTAFAEMQRQNAAAERTDANSMSLGTTILGVVIAVLAGIGLTVTLKGPINQITSAMRRLADGKLETSIVGDNRADEIGDMARALGVFKNNAIAKVEIEERSEIERTRAEEERHRNDEEKRVVEQQIDFAVTALAEGLGRLARGDISQTIATPFFGRLEQLRNDFNSSLLRLQETIDQIRTNTRMIEGNAGQMDLAAGNLAKRTEQQAVALEEIAAAIEEITTTVRSSALCADDARQIITDTKETADSSSEVVASAIDAMGKIEAASDEIVQIIGVIDEIAFQTNLLALNAGIEAARAGEAGKGFAVVAQEVRDLAQRSAEAGQRIKQLIGRSRAEITNGARVVRETSEVLENISAKVVTASEQMDVIARSSREQYNALHEVNSSVNRMDQMTQQNAAMVEETSAATKELADETRTLLQLIDQFQLDETDIQRVAAA; translated from the coding sequence ATGTTGGGCAGGCTGTTGTCACGTGTGCGCATCCAGACGCAGGTGATGGTATTCATCGTTCCGTTCATCTTGAGCATCATGGCCGTGGGTGCGACGGGCCTTTATGCTTCGAGCCTGCTTCAGGGGCGGATGGATATTTCCAACTCCGTCCTCCAGTCCTTAAGCGGCTTTCGCGATCTATCCGCTGCGATGGCGGAGTTCCTGGCCAATGCCACGCAGGAAAACCGGGACCTTGTCACTGCAAAGCTTGGCGATCAACGCGGCCTTTTGAAATCCGGCCTCGACCGGCTTGCCGCGGATCGCAGCGGCCAGCAGGAACTGGAACAGACACTCTCTTCCATCGACGGAATTTCCGTACGCATGGACTCGCTGTGGCAGCTTCAGGAGAGCCGGACCGCCCTCCTCGCCGATCTCCAGAAGGCGCAGAGCGTCGTTGTCTCCGCCCAGACCGATATTGTCGAAGGCTCCAAGGTTCTCCAGCGTGCTGCCGACATGAAGGAAGATGAAGCCCGCAATACGCTGGGCGACGCACAGCGCATATCGGACTTCGCCTCTTTCGCCCAGTCATTGAACGACAAGGCTCAAGCCGCCGGCCCGATCGGCGGTTCCGACATGGAGGAACTTGGCCGGCAGCAGCGCATCGTCGCAATGGCGCTTGGCGGCGAGGCGCCGGAGGCCAAAAAGGCGATCGACGATGCCATTGCCTCGTTGAAGCCGCTGGTCGAAGCCACCGGCCAGACCGAGGAGCGCGCAGCCGGCCTCAAGGACGCGACGGGCCAGATCGTCGCCAGGCTGCCGGAATTGCAGGCGGTCGCCGCACGGCGGCTGAAGACGGTAACGGACAAGGCGGCCGAGACCGCCAAATCGGTCGAGCGCGCCAAAACCAGTCAGAGAGACGGCCAGAAGCTGACGACCTCGGCTTACGTGATCCAGATCGTCATGGCGAAACTGACGCTGGCGCCGACCGATGCCAATCTCCAGAGACTGTCGCAGGAAATCACAGCCGTCAGGAAGGGGCTGGACATGCTGATTTCCAATGCCGGCGGCGTTGCACAATTCGACAATCTCAAGCCTAAACTCCTGCCGGCACTGGACAAGATGCAGCAGGCCGCCGCCGACCTCGTCCGCGTCAGCGCGCAGCGCCAGGACGAATTCCGCGCCGCAGCCGCCGATGTGGACGGCATGTGGTCCCAACTGACGGCCTTCGCCGAAATGCAGCGGCAGAACGCGGCCGCAGAACGCACCGACGCCAATTCCATGTCTCTCGGAACGACGATCCTCGGCGTGGTGATCGCAGTCCTCGCCGGCATAGGTCTGACCGTCACGCTCAAAGGCCCGATCAACCAGATCACCTCGGCCATGCGGCGGCTCGCCGACGGCAAGCTCGAAACCTCGATCGTCGGTGATAACAGAGCCGATGAAATCGGCGACATGGCCCGTGCGCTCGGGGTCTTCAAGAATAATGCCATCGCCAAGGTCGAGATCGAGGAACGCAGCGAGATCGAACGGACAAGGGCCGAAGAGGAAAGGCATCGCAACGACGAAGAAAAACGCGTGGTCGAGCAGCAGATCGACTTTGCGGTCACGGCGCTGGCCGAAGGTCTCGGGCGTCTGGCGCGGGGCGATATTTCGCAGACCATCGCAACACCCTTCTTCGGGCGGTTGGAGCAGCTTCGCAACGATTTCAATTCGTCGCTGCTTCGCCTGCAGGAAACGATCGACCAGATCCGCACCAATACCCGCATGATCGAAGGAAATGCCGGCCAGATGGATCTGGCCGCAGGCAACCTCGCAAAACGCACCGAACAGCAGGCCGTCGCACTGGAAGAGATCGCCGCGGCCATAGAGGAGATCACCACCACGGTTCGCTCTTCCGCGCTGTGCGCCGACGATGCCCGCCAGATCATCACCGATACCAAAGAGACGGCCGATTCCTCATCCGAGGTGGTCGCCAGCGCAATCGACGCGATGGGCAAGATCGAAGCGGCTTCCGACGAGATCGTGCAGATCATCGGCGTCATCGATGAGATCGCATTCCAGACGAACCTGCTCGCGCTCAACGCCGGCATCGAAGCGGCCCGCGCCGGCGAGGCTGGAAAGGGTTTTGCGGTCGTGGCTCAGGAAGTCCGCGATCTCGCTCAGCGCTCCGCCGAAGCCGGCCAACGGATCAAGCAGCTGATCGGGCGCTCGCGGGCCGAGATTACCAATGGCGCGCGTGTGGTGCGCGAAACGAGTGAAGTCCTCGAAAATATTTCCGCAAAAGTGGTCACCGCATCCGAGCAGATGGACGTCATTGCCCGCTCGAGCAGGGAGCAATACAACGCCCTGCACGAAGTCAATTCCTCGGTGAACCGGATGGACCAGATGACGCAGCAGAATGCTGCCATGGTCGAGGAAACCAGCGCGGCGACGAAGGAACTTGCCGACGAGACGAGAACGCTCCTGCAGCTCATCGACCAGTTCCAACTGGATGAAACGGACATACAACGCGTAGCCGCAGCATAG
- a CDS encoding endonuclease/exonuclease/phosphatase family protein has translation MPDKSIKLLTYNVHSCIGSDRKLDPGRIASVIAEAEADIVALQEVDVSRRRTGGVDQAHAIASPLKMQAHFHPALSIAEEQYGDAIITALPTGAVKAGPLPSIGEQRGALSVEVLVGDRKLLVVNTHLGLRGRERIRQMTTLLNAGWLHGSVGESLPAILCGDFNAIPASATYRLAARSLKDAQLAGSTAARATFPARYPLMRIDHIFVTDDLVVKRSAVMESRLTRVASDHLPLLAEIGFA, from the coding sequence ATGCCGGATAAATCGATCAAACTCCTGACCTATAACGTACACAGCTGCATCGGCAGCGACCGGAAGCTCGATCCCGGTCGTATCGCCTCCGTCATTGCCGAAGCGGAGGCCGACATCGTGGCACTTCAGGAGGTCGATGTCTCAAGGCGCAGGACCGGCGGCGTCGACCAGGCGCATGCAATCGCTTCGCCTCTGAAGATGCAGGCGCATTTCCACCCGGCATTGTCGATTGCCGAAGAGCAGTATGGCGATGCGATCATCACCGCGCTGCCGACAGGCGCGGTGAAGGCCGGTCCGCTGCCATCCATCGGCGAGCAGCGCGGCGCGCTTTCCGTCGAAGTCCTGGTTGGCGACAGGAAGCTGCTCGTCGTCAATACCCATCTCGGCCTTCGAGGGCGCGAGCGCATCCGGCAGATGACGACGCTGTTGAACGCCGGCTGGCTGCATGGGAGCGTGGGCGAATCCCTTCCCGCGATCCTCTGCGGCGACTTTAATGCCATTCCGGCATCGGCGACTTATCGGCTGGCTGCACGGTCATTGAAGGACGCCCAACTCGCAGGCAGCACCGCGGCGAGAGCGACCTTTCCCGCCCGCTACCCACTGATGCGCATCGACCATATCTTCGTCACCGACGATCTCGTCGTCAAAAGATCGGCGGTCATGGAAAGCCGGCTGACGAGAGTGGCGTCCGATCACCTCCCCCTGCTTGCTGAAATCGGCTTCGCCTGA